The following proteins are encoded in a genomic region of Desulfosporosinus youngiae DSM 17734:
- a CDS encoding ABC transporter permease, giving the protein MLKENGIVKGFCHSVLPAVVTIALAFGVSALLLLVSDHHPLEAFSTLLTSAFGSPSRIAEVLIRTAPLMVMALGISIAFKSQVWNIGGDGQFTLGAIFAAFVALNLNLPGFIVLPLSFLAAFLGGALWGGLAGYLRAKFNANEVITTLMLNYIAGYLLSWLIRYPMIDPDGHGFPQTPLLAQQYHLPVILSGTRLHMGIVVALIIVLLGYLFWRSSLGFRIELVGENKECAKYCGIDVSKTIILTMVISAGLCGVAGWGEVVGVQYRLLDNISSGYGNLAIVIALLGNLNPLGIAVSSFFFAALMVGGNTMQLMAGIPFSLITVIQGLVIVFVISRVVYAQWRDNVANRHFNSGVRQSARGSH; this is encoded by the coding sequence ATGTTAAAGGAAAACGGTATTGTCAAAGGGTTTTGCCACAGTGTCCTGCCTGCGGTTGTCACCATAGCCCTGGCCTTTGGGGTTAGTGCCCTATTGCTCCTGGTTTCAGATCATCATCCCCTCGAAGCGTTCTCTACCTTACTCACCAGCGCCTTTGGCTCCCCGAGCCGCATAGCGGAAGTGCTCATTAGAACAGCCCCGCTGATGGTGATGGCTTTAGGAATCTCGATTGCCTTTAAAAGCCAGGTCTGGAATATCGGAGGGGATGGGCAGTTTACCCTTGGCGCAATCTTTGCGGCCTTCGTCGCTTTAAACCTGAATTTACCCGGGTTTATAGTCTTGCCCCTCTCTTTTTTGGCGGCCTTTCTCGGAGGGGCGCTTTGGGGTGGATTGGCCGGATATCTGAGGGCAAAATTTAACGCTAATGAAGTTATTACAACCCTGATGCTGAACTACATTGCAGGTTATCTGTTAAGCTGGCTGATTCGTTATCCGATGATCGATCCCGACGGACATGGTTTTCCCCAAACCCCTTTGCTCGCCCAGCAGTATCATTTGCCGGTTATTCTGAGCGGAACACGTCTCCATATGGGAATCGTTGTCGCCCTGATCATTGTTCTTTTAGGTTATTTATTCTGGCGTTCCAGCTTAGGCTTCCGGATTGAGCTGGTGGGAGAAAACAAGGAGTGCGCCAAATACTGCGGGATCGACGTTTCTAAAACAATTATCCTGACCATGGTCATCTCGGCAGGACTTTGCGGAGTGGCCGGCTGGGGAGAAGTGGTAGGGGTTCAATACCGTCTCTTGGATAATATCTCCTCAGGCTATGGAAACCTGGCCATTGTCATCGCCCTGCTCGGAAATCTGAATCCTTTGGGAATAGCCGTCTCCTCCTTTTTCTTTGCCGCCTTAATGGTGGGGGGGAACACCATGCAGCTCATGGCAGGAATACCGTTCTCATTAATAACTGTCATTCAGGGTTTGGTCATTGTCTTCGTAATAAGCCGGGTGGTATACGCCCAATGGAGGGATAACGTTGCAAACAGACATTTTAACAGTGGGGTTCGTCAGTCTGCTCGCGGGAGCCATTAG
- a CDS encoding ABC transporter ATP-binding protein produces MDLAVEMQDITKVFKKIAANDSVKFQLRRSSIHGLLGENGAGKTTLMNCLYGLYQPESGKILINGREVKIDSPQKAMSLGVGMVHQHFMLVRPMTVVENIMLGLPSKRGPLLDTNRVEQELLALSQRFNLNVEPKAKIWQLSVGEQQRVEILSALYRGAEILILDEPTAVLTPNEARELFEILRMMRNDGKSVILISHKLEEILAIVDEVTVLRDGRLAGQTKVTPETTKGDLTSMMVGRDVLFNFKHEAAKTGAAKLTVNQLGTQNDKGLPALKGVSFSVSAGEILGFAGVDGNGQKELCEVLTGLRPATSGEILLRGKELKGSSPQTFIKEGIAHIPEDRHKTGLAMNMSIARNLIIKDFKQGGFSRRGLLNFRAIKKNAERLMEEYAIKANGVHMKVKDLSGGNQQKVILARELSSKPEIIIANQPTRGLDIGATEYVRQKLLEESGKGAGVLLISADLEEILQLSDRIAVMYEGQIMGILDRQAGVEQIGLLMAGVRTEEVKVC; encoded by the coding sequence ATGGATTTAGCCGTTGAGATGCAAGACATTACCAAAGTCTTCAAAAAGATAGCCGCTAATGACAGCGTTAAATTTCAGTTGAGAAGAAGTTCAATCCATGGACTGCTTGGCGAAAATGGTGCCGGAAAAACCACACTTATGAATTGCCTTTATGGCCTTTACCAGCCGGAAAGCGGCAAAATCCTGATTAATGGCCGGGAGGTTAAAATCGATAGTCCTCAAAAAGCGATGAGCCTGGGGGTTGGTATGGTTCATCAGCATTTTATGCTTGTACGCCCAATGACGGTTGTAGAGAACATTATGCTGGGGCTTCCTTCGAAGCGGGGGCCGCTGCTTGATACGAACCGGGTGGAGCAAGAGCTGCTTGCTCTTTCCCAACGCTTTAATTTAAATGTAGAACCGAAAGCGAAGATTTGGCAGCTTTCAGTCGGTGAACAACAAAGGGTTGAGATTCTCTCCGCTCTTTATCGCGGGGCAGAAATACTGATTCTGGATGAGCCTACGGCAGTATTAACCCCCAATGAAGCCCGGGAGTTATTTGAAATATTGAGAATGATGCGGAACGACGGAAAGTCCGTTATTCTGATTAGCCATAAATTGGAGGAAATCCTGGCTATCGTCGATGAGGTCACGGTTTTACGTGACGGACGCCTCGCCGGTCAGACTAAGGTCACTCCTGAGACCACCAAGGGTGACCTTACGAGTATGATGGTGGGCCGGGATGTTTTATTTAACTTTAAACACGAAGCCGCGAAAACAGGGGCAGCCAAGTTAACGGTCAACCAGTTAGGTACTCAAAATGATAAAGGTCTTCCTGCCCTGAAAGGGGTTTCCTTTTCCGTAAGCGCCGGCGAAATCTTAGGCTTTGCCGGGGTCGATGGCAATGGACAGAAAGAACTCTGTGAAGTCCTGACCGGATTAAGGCCGGCGACCTCGGGAGAAATCCTCTTAAGGGGCAAAGAACTCAAGGGTTCCAGCCCCCAAACCTTTATTAAGGAAGGAATCGCTCATATTCCCGAAGACCGCCACAAGACGGGCTTAGCCATGAATATGAGTATCGCCAGGAACTTAATCATCAAAGACTTTAAGCAAGGCGGTTTTTCCCGCCGGGGCCTGCTCAATTTCAGGGCCATTAAGAAGAATGCCGAAAGGCTCATGGAGGAGTATGCCATCAAAGCGAATGGTGTCCATATGAAAGTTAAGGATCTTTCCGGCGGGAATCAACAAAAGGTTATCTTGGCCCGTGAATTAAGTTCTAAGCCTGAGATTATCATTGCCAATCAACCCACCCGGGGGTTAGATATCGGAGCAACCGAGTATGTTCGTCAAAAGCTCCTTGAGGAATCAGGCAAAGGTGCGGGGGTATTGCTGATTTCAGCGGATTTAGAGGAAATCCTGCAGCTGTCCGATCGGATTGCCGTGATGTACGAGGGACAGATTATGGGCATCCTTGACCGGCAGGCCGGTGTGGAGCAAATCGGTCTGCTTATGGCCGGGGTAAGGACGGAAGAGGTGAAAGTATGTTAA
- a CDS encoding BMP family protein, whose amino-acid sequence MKKKLSLLCMVMLVISLLVTGCGGSSAPASNSGDDAKDSGAKPLKVALILPGKVDDVSWNQAMYEGMKALEQDYAGKIQVTYSENVYEVANIEPALRDFATQGFDLIIGHGFQFQEPLIKVAAEFPNTKFALGTGYKTAANTCLYDIQLEDGGYLMGTLAGLMTKTNKLGVVGGADAVEIYRGHEAFKFAAKKVNPEVQIQELYTGDWRDAAKAKEGAMSMYDAGADVIWHSGDGIGLGAVDAAKEKKKFVLGNVADQNVLVPDYVLSGIVYNWTPVIKQMIDDILGDNFLNRTDKKYMLTVANGGVTVAPFHSLDSQVPAEVKAKLEAVKKEFVDNKIEMPKFEK is encoded by the coding sequence ATGAAAAAGAAACTCAGTTTGTTATGTATGGTTATGTTGGTGATCAGTTTATTGGTGACCGGGTGCGGGGGCTCGTCGGCTCCTGCTTCAAACTCAGGGGATGATGCCAAAGATTCCGGGGCTAAACCTTTAAAGGTTGCTTTAATTCTCCCCGGCAAGGTGGATGACGTTTCCTGGAACCAAGCGATGTATGAAGGAATGAAGGCTTTAGAGCAAGACTATGCCGGAAAAATTCAGGTAACCTACTCAGAAAATGTTTATGAAGTTGCTAATATTGAACCTGCTTTACGTGATTTCGCAACTCAGGGTTTTGATCTGATTATCGGCCATGGATTTCAATTCCAGGAACCTCTGATCAAAGTCGCCGCGGAGTTTCCCAATACCAAGTTTGCCTTAGGAACGGGCTATAAAACCGCTGCCAATACTTGTCTTTATGATATTCAGCTGGAAGACGGGGGCTATCTCATGGGAACCCTCGCCGGACTCATGACCAAGACCAACAAGCTTGGGGTGGTAGGCGGCGCTGACGCTGTGGAAATCTATCGCGGACATGAGGCCTTCAAATTTGCTGCGAAAAAGGTTAATCCTGAGGTTCAGATCCAGGAACTCTACACGGGTGACTGGCGTGATGCTGCCAAGGCTAAAGAAGGCGCCATGTCAATGTACGATGCAGGTGCAGATGTCATCTGGCATTCAGGGGATGGCATCGGGCTGGGAGCCGTTGATGCGGCTAAAGAAAAGAAGAAGTTCGTCTTAGGCAATGTAGCCGATCAAAACGTTTTAGTGCCCGATTATGTCTTATCAGGAATTGTCTACAACTGGACACCTGTCATTAAGCAGATGATCGATGATATCTTAGGGGATAACTTTCTGAACAGAACGGATAAAAAGTACATGTTGACCGTCGCTAATGGCGGAGTTACGGTTGCACCCTTCCATAGTCTGGATAGCCAGGTTCCTGCCGAGGTTAAAGCAAAACTTGAAGCTGTCAAGAAGGAGTTTGTCGATAACAAAATTGAAATGCCCAAATTCGAAAAGTAG